A genomic segment from Bacteroidota bacterium encodes:
- a CDS encoding HEAT repeat domain-containing protein, translated as METLNKKTQIHVKALESANNADVLKSIQALRLNGTEEAIPFLVQTLVNNPDEDIKNEITHLLFDLKNIKALPALVMEIINPANLEFQHILISACWESGMDCSKYLNFFVELAINSNYCVAFECLTVIENMVGPFNVPKMDELIEKTKNAADEDPSRFDLLNSLWEVLVDIKASGEPE; from the coding sequence ATGGAAACGCTAAATAAAAAAACACAAATACATGTAAAAGCACTTGAGTCTGCAAATAACGCAGATGTGCTAAAATCCATACAAGCGCTTCGCTTAAACGGAACTGAAGAGGCAATTCCCTTTCTTGTTCAAACCCTGGTTAACAATCCTGATGAGGACATAAAGAATGAAATTACTCATTTGTTGTTTGACTTAAAAAACATAAAAGCCCTTCCTGCTCTGGTAATGGAAATCATTAATCCTGCAAATCTGGAATTTCAACACATTCTTATTTCGGCTTGTTGGGAATCAGGAATGGATTGTTCAAAATATTTGAACTTTTTTGTTGAATTGGCCATTAATTCCAATTATTGTGTTGCCTTTGAATGTCTTACAGTAATTGAAAATATGGTAGGTCCTTTTAATGTTCCAAAAATGGATGAACTTATTGAAAAAACAAAAAATGCAGCAGATGAGGATCCATCCAGGTTTGATTTGTTAAATAGCCTTTGGGAAGTTCTTGTTGATATTAAAGCTTCCGGTGAACCGGAATAA